In one Streptomyces sp. T12 genomic region, the following are encoded:
- a CDS encoding ATP-dependent DNA ligase produces MLLTRLARVSQEVAATSARSRKIALLAELFRGAEADDVPIVIPYLAGRLPQGRLGIGWKVLSRPVAPAAEPTLTVREVDARLTGLGKVSGTGSQAERARLVGELMGTATEGEQRFLLGLLTGEVRQGALDAVAVEGLAQATEAPPADVRRAVMLAGSLQTVAQALLSDGPAALARFRLTVGRPVLPMLAHSASSVAEAVDKLDACAVEEKLDGIRVQLHRDGDTVRIYTRTLDDITDRLPELTATARDLRGERFILDGEVIAFDDTGRPRSFQETAGRVGSRVDVATAAKEVPVSPVFFDVLSVDDRDLLDLPFTERHAELARLVPEPMRVRRTLVSGPEDLARAEDFLAETLKRGHEGVVVKALDAPYSAGRRGASWLKVKPVHTLDLVVLAAEWGHGRRTGKLSNLHLGARTADGGFAMLGKTFKGMTDAMLTWQTERLQELAVEAKGWGVSVRPELVVEIAYDGLQRSTRYPAGVTLRFARVVRYREDKRPQEADTVETLLAAHPEVKP; encoded by the coding sequence ATGCTGCTCACCCGGCTGGCCCGTGTGTCCCAGGAGGTCGCCGCGACCTCGGCGCGGTCCCGGAAGATCGCTCTGCTCGCGGAGCTGTTCCGGGGCGCCGAGGCGGACGACGTGCCGATCGTCATCCCGTATCTGGCGGGGCGCCTGCCACAGGGGCGGCTCGGCATCGGCTGGAAGGTGCTGAGCCGCCCGGTCGCCCCGGCCGCCGAGCCCACCCTCACCGTGCGCGAGGTGGACGCGCGCCTGACCGGGCTCGGCAAGGTGTCCGGCACGGGCTCGCAGGCCGAACGGGCCCGGCTGGTCGGCGAGTTGATGGGCACGGCCACGGAGGGCGAGCAGCGCTTCCTGCTCGGGCTGCTCACCGGCGAGGTGCGGCAGGGCGCCCTGGACGCCGTGGCGGTGGAGGGCCTGGCCCAGGCGACCGAGGCGCCGCCGGCGGACGTCCGGCGGGCGGTGATGCTCGCCGGATCGCTCCAGACGGTGGCCCAGGCCCTGCTCTCCGACGGCCCCGCCGCCCTCGCCCGCTTCCGGCTCACCGTGGGCCGCCCGGTGCTGCCGATGCTGGCGCACAGCGCCTCGTCGGTGGCGGAGGCGGTCGACAAGCTCGACGCCTGCGCGGTCGAGGAGAAACTGGACGGCATCCGCGTCCAGCTGCACCGCGACGGCGACACCGTGCGGATCTACACCCGCACCCTGGACGACATCACCGACCGCCTCCCCGAACTCACCGCGACCGCAAGGGACTTGAGAGGGGAGCGCTTCATCCTGGACGGCGAGGTCATCGCCTTCGACGACACGGGCCGCCCCCGCTCCTTCCAGGAGACCGCGGGCCGCGTCGGCTCCCGCGTGGACGTGGCGACGGCGGCGAAGGAGGTCCCCGTCTCCCCCGTCTTCTTCGACGTCCTGTCCGTCGACGACCGCGACCTGCTCGACCTGCCGTTCACCGAGCGGCACGCGGAACTGGCCCGGCTGGTCCCCGAGCCGATGCGGGTGCGCCGCACGCTGGTGTCCGGCCCCGAGGACCTCGCGCGGGCCGAGGACTTCCTGGCCGAGACCCTGAAACGCGGCCACGAGGGCGTGGTCGTCAAGGCCCTGGACGCCCCCTACAGCGCGGGCCGACGCGGCGCCTCCTGGCTGAAGGTCAAGCCCGTCCACACCCTCGACCTGGTGGTGCTGGCCGCCGAATGGGGCCACGGCCGCAGAACCGGCAAGCTCTCCAACCTCCACCTGGGGGCCCGTACGGCGGACGGCGGTTTCGCCATGCTCGGCAAGACCTTCAAGGGCATGACCGACGCGATGCTGACCTGGCAGACCGAGCGGCTCCAGGAGCTGGCCGTGGAGGCCAAGGGCTGGGGGGTGAGCGTACGCCCCGAACTCGTCGTCGAGATCGCCTACGACGGTCTGCAGCGGTCCACCCGCTACCCGGCCGGCGTCACCCTCCGCTTCGCGCGCGTGGTCCGCTACCGCGAGGACAAGAGGCCTCAGGAGGCCGACACGGTCGAGACCCTGCTCGCCGCGCACCCCGAGGTGAAGCCATGA
- a CDS encoding MurT ligase domain-containing protein, with protein sequence MSGNSDPLTPRAKLAVTAGKAVAAASRAAGRGSGSVIGGRVALKLDPDLLARLAQNLDVVLVSATNGKTTTTRLIAEALRAAGPVVSNALGANMPAGITSALAGSSEARYGVIEVDEKYLAGVARDTDPKCIALLNLSRDQLDRAAETRMLAENWREGLAGSKAVIIANADDPLVVWAASSSPNVIWVAAGQMWKDDAWSCPSCGGVMRRPGDDWFCGECGFRRPTPSWALSGDHVLDPHGSAWPIHLQLPGRANKANAASSAAVAAVFGVPPQVALERMYQVQAVAGRYDVVQFQERDLRLLLAKNPAGWLETFSLIDPPPTPVILSVNARGADGTDTSWLWDVDYTRLTGHPICVIGDRKLDLAVRLEVANQQFQVCDNLDQAVQMSPPGRIEVIANYTAFQDLRRRVGN encoded by the coding sequence ATGTCAGGGAACTCGGACCCGCTCACGCCGCGGGCCAAGCTCGCCGTGACCGCGGGCAAGGCGGTCGCGGCGGCATCGCGTGCTGCGGGGCGCGGCAGCGGTTCGGTGATCGGCGGCCGGGTGGCACTCAAGCTCGACCCCGACCTGCTCGCGCGGCTCGCGCAGAACCTGGACGTGGTCCTGGTGTCGGCGACCAACGGCAAGACCACCACGACGCGGCTCATCGCCGAGGCCCTACGGGCCGCCGGTCCCGTCGTGTCCAACGCGCTCGGCGCCAACATGCCCGCCGGCATCACCTCGGCGCTCGCGGGCAGCTCGGAAGCGCGCTACGGCGTGATCGAGGTCGACGAGAAGTACCTCGCCGGGGTCGCCCGGGACACCGACCCCAAGTGCATCGCGCTGCTCAACCTCTCCCGTGACCAGCTGGACCGCGCCGCCGAGACCCGCATGCTCGCCGAGAACTGGCGCGAGGGGCTCGCGGGTTCGAAGGCCGTGATCATCGCGAACGCCGACGACCCGCTGGTCGTGTGGGCGGCCTCCTCCTCCCCCAATGTGATCTGGGTCGCCGCCGGGCAGATGTGGAAGGACGACGCCTGGTCCTGCCCGTCGTGCGGTGGTGTGATGCGGCGGCCGGGAGACGACTGGTTCTGCGGTGAGTGCGGGTTCCGGCGGCCGACGCCCAGCTGGGCGCTCTCCGGTGACCATGTCCTCGATCCGCACGGCTCCGCCTGGCCCATTCATCTGCAGCTGCCCGGGCGCGCCAACAAGGCCAACGCCGCGTCCTCGGCCGCCGTGGCGGCTGTGTTCGGCGTGCCGCCGCAGGTCGCCCTGGAGCGGATGTACCAGGTGCAGGCCGTCGCCGGGCGCTACGACGTGGTCCAGTTCCAGGAGCGGGACCTGCGGCTGCTGCTCGCCAAGAACCCGGCCGGGTGGCTGGAGACGTTCTCCCTCATCGACCCGCCGCCGACCCCGGTGATCCTCTCGGTGAACGCGCGAGGCGCCGACGGCACGGACACCTCCTGGCTGTGGGACGTCGACTACACGCGCCTGACCGGGCACCCGATCTGTGTCATCGGCGACCGCAAGCTGGACCTCGCGGTGCGTCTGGAGGTCGCGAACCAGCAGTTCCAGGTCTGCGACAACCTCGACCAGGCCGTGCAGATGAGCCCGCCGGGCCGGATCGAGGTCATCGCCAACTACACCGCGTTCCAGGACCTGCGCCGCCGCGTCGGCAACTGA
- a CDS encoding TetR family transcriptional regulator yields the protein MDTTQRTEQQRSADRRRRELLEAADRVVLRDGPQASMNAIAAEAGITKPILYRHFGDKGGLYAALAKRHTDALLDSLRAALDAPADRRERVEATLDTYLAAIEARPQVYRFLMHPAEGGQPGDPGFDVGKHSAPLLRRMGEELATVIEERLDLGPGSQQLARVWGHGIVGMMHAAGDWWLGERPCSRAQLVRSLADLLWGRLAAAGDKMGGPGF from the coding sequence ATGGACACCACACAGCGGACCGAACAGCAGCGGTCGGCCGACCGCCGTCGGCGCGAGCTGCTGGAGGCCGCCGACCGGGTGGTGCTGCGCGACGGGCCACAGGCCTCGATGAACGCGATCGCGGCCGAGGCGGGCATTACGAAGCCGATTCTGTATCGCCACTTCGGCGACAAGGGTGGACTTTACGCGGCGTTGGCCAAGCGTCACACGGATGCGCTGCTGGACTCACTCAGGGCGGCGTTGGATGCCCCTGCCGACCGGCGCGAGCGCGTCGAGGCCACGTTGGACACCTACCTCGCCGCGATTGAGGCACGGCCTCAGGTGTACCGGTTCCTGATGCATCCGGCGGAGGGCGGCCAGCCGGGCGACCCGGGCTTCGACGTCGGCAAGCACAGCGCGCCGCTGCTCCGCAGGATGGGCGAGGAACTGGCCACCGTCATCGAGGAGCGGTTGGACCTCGGGCCGGGGAGTCAGCAGCTGGCTCGGGTGTGGGGGCACGGGATCGTCGGGATGATGCACGCGGCCGGGGACTGGTGGCTGGGCGAACGGCCGTGTTCGCGTGCGCAGTTGGTGCGTAGTTTGGCCGACCTTCTGTGGGGACGGTTGGCTGCGGCCGGGGACAAGATGGGCGGTCCGGGGTTCTGA
- a CDS encoding acyl-CoA dehydrogenase family protein — translation MAEFTMELNDEQKEVRDWLHGFAADVIRPAAAEWDEREETPWPVIQEAAKVGIYSLDFYAQQYFDPTGLGIPTAMEELFWGDAGIALSIVGTGLAAVGVLANGTEEQIGTWVPQMYGDANDVKLAAFCSSEPDAGSDVASMRTRAVYDEAKDEWVINGTKTWATNGGIANVHVVVAVVDPDLGSKGHASFIIPPNTPGLAQGQKFKKHGIRASHTAEVVLDNVRVPGSCLLGGKEKLDERLARARERAKAGGERVKNAAMATFEASRPAVGAMAVGTARAAYEVALDYAMTREQFGRPIIDNQGVAFQLAEMATQIDAARLLVWRASWMAINGKPFTAAEGSMSKLFASETAKKVTAQAIQILGGNGYTREYPVERMHRDSAIYTIFEGTSEIQRLVIARTLSGMPIR, via the coding sequence ATGGCCGAGTTCACCATGGAGCTCAACGACGAACAGAAGGAGGTCCGGGACTGGCTGCACGGCTTCGCCGCCGATGTGATCCGCCCCGCGGCCGCCGAATGGGACGAGCGTGAGGAGACTCCCTGGCCGGTCATCCAGGAGGCCGCGAAGGTCGGCATCTACTCGCTCGACTTCTATGCCCAGCAGTACTTCGACCCGACCGGTCTCGGCATCCCCACGGCGATGGAGGAGCTGTTCTGGGGTGACGCGGGCATCGCCCTGTCGATCGTCGGCACCGGCCTCGCCGCCGTCGGCGTCCTGGCCAACGGCACCGAGGAGCAGATCGGCACCTGGGTGCCGCAGATGTACGGCGATGCCAACGATGTCAAGCTCGCCGCGTTCTGCTCCTCCGAGCCCGACGCCGGGTCGGACGTGGCCTCGATGCGGACGCGTGCCGTGTACGACGAGGCCAAGGACGAGTGGGTGATCAACGGCACGAAGACCTGGGCGACCAACGGCGGCATCGCCAACGTCCACGTGGTCGTGGCGGTCGTCGACCCGGACCTGGGCTCCAAGGGCCACGCGTCCTTCATCATCCCGCCGAACACGCCGGGCCTGGCCCAGGGCCAGAAGTTCAAGAAGCACGGCATCCGTGCCTCGCACACCGCCGAGGTCGTCCTGGACAACGTGCGGGTGCCGGGCTCCTGCCTGCTGGGCGGCAAGGAGAAGCTGGACGAGCGGCTGGCGCGGGCTCGGGAGCGGGCCAAGGCGGGCGGCGAGCGCGTGAAGAACGCGGCGATGGCCACGTTCGAGGCTTCGCGGCCGGCCGTCGGTGCGATGGCCGTCGGTACGGCCCGTGCCGCGTACGAAGTCGCCCTCGACTACGCGATGACCCGCGAGCAGTTCGGGCGGCCGATCATCGACAACCAGGGCGTGGCGTTCCAGCTGGCCGAGATGGCGACGCAGATCGACGCGGCGCGACTGCTGGTGTGGCGTGCGTCCTGGATGGCGATCAACGGGAAGCCGTTCACCGCGGCCGAGGGGTCCATGTCGAAGCTGTTCGCGAGCGAGACGGCGAAGAAGGTCACGGCGCAGGCGATACAGATCCTGGGCGGCAACGGCTACACGCGGGAGTACCCCGTGGAGCGGATGCACCGGGACAGCGCCATCTACACGATCTTCGAAGGGACGAGTGAGATCCAACGGCTGGTGATCGCCCGTACGTTGTCGGGGATGCCGATCCGGTAG
- a CDS encoding cytochrome c oxidase assembly protein, with translation MDHSGHGMTMDLPPFTLGRGLQWSADPFFLVACLVGLALYAWGVVRLRRRGDAWSAGRTVSYVVGVLSVMLVMCTGLNDYGMVMFSVHMVQHMVISMLSPILILLGAPMTLALRALPPAGRGRKGPREWLLALLHSRYMRIITHPAFTIPLFIASLYALYFTPLFDFLMGSKTGHIAMMVHFLAVGVVFFWPIIGVDPGPHRPGYLMRMLELFAGMPFHAFFGIALMMASEPMVETFKNPPASLGIDALSDQNAAGGIAWAFSEIPSVLVLIALLFQWYGSEQRQARRKDRAADRDGDKELEAYNAYLASLNARGN, from the coding sequence ATGGATCACAGCGGGCACGGCATGACCATGGATCTGCCGCCGTTCACGCTGGGGCGGGGTCTTCAGTGGTCGGCCGACCCGTTCTTCCTCGTCGCCTGCCTGGTGGGGCTCGCGCTGTACGCGTGGGGGGTCGTGCGGCTGCGGCGGCGTGGGGACGCGTGGTCCGCCGGGCGGACCGTCTCGTACGTCGTCGGGGTGCTGTCCGTGATGCTCGTCATGTGCACCGGGCTGAACGACTACGGCATGGTCATGTTCAGCGTGCACATGGTGCAGCACATGGTGATCAGCATGCTGTCGCCGATCCTGATCCTGCTCGGCGCCCCGATGACACTGGCGCTGCGCGCGCTGCCGCCCGCAGGGCGGGGGCGCAAGGGGCCGCGGGAGTGGTTGCTGGCCCTGCTGCACAGCCGGTACATGCGGATCATCACGCATCCGGCGTTCACCATTCCGCTGTTCATCGCCAGCCTGTACGCGCTGTACTTCACGCCGCTCTTCGATTTCCTGATGGGCTCCAAGACCGGGCACATCGCGATGATGGTGCACTTCCTCGCCGTGGGTGTGGTGTTCTTCTGGCCGATCATCGGCGTGGATCCCGGTCCCCATCGGCCGGGGTATCTGATGCGGATGCTGGAGCTGTTCGCGGGTATGCCGTTCCACGCGTTCTTCGGTATCGCGTTGATGATGGCGTCGGAGCCGATGGTCGAGACGTTCAAGAACCCGCCCGCCTCGCTCGGCATCGACGCGCTCTCCGACCAGAACGCGGCCGGCGGCATCGCCTGGGCGTTCAGTGAGATTCCGTCCGTGCTGGTGCTGATCGCGCTGCTGTTCCAGTGGTACGGCTCGGAGCAGCGACAGGCCAGGCGCAAGGACCGGGCCGCCGACCGGGACGGCGACAAGGAACTCGAGGCGTACAACGCCTATTTGGCCTCATTGAACGCACGCGGAAACTGA
- a CDS encoding DUF6213 family protein → MNREVTLPLIVDAHGTLQVAAADVSKLLRTVGGRWLHLVEAGEDGLDEDTVAALTIELAKLADRIDVACIAHSSGGAP, encoded by the coding sequence GTGAACCGCGAAGTGACTCTGCCGCTGATCGTCGATGCCCACGGGACCTTGCAGGTGGCTGCGGCCGATGTGAGCAAGTTGCTGCGCACGGTGGGTGGTCGGTGGCTGCACCTTGTCGAGGCCGGGGAGGACGGGCTCGACGAGGACACGGTGGCCGCGCTGACCATCGAGCTGGCGAAGCTTGCGGATCGGATCGATGTGGCGTGCATTGCGCACAGCAGCGGGGGCGCGCCGTAG
- a CDS encoding NADP-dependent succinic semialdehyde dehydrogenase, whose amino-acid sequence MPIATVNPANGETLKTYEAMGAEEIERRLQLAEATFRTYRMTSFVDRGRLLLQAANLLEQDQQDIARVMTTEMGKPIKQARAEVAKCAKAMRWYADHAEELLADEEPAESDVKDSGASRVRVRYRPLGPVLAVMPWNFPLWQVVRFAAPALMAGNVGLLKHASNVPQTALYLEDLFHRAGYTEGCFQTLLIGSGQVDDVLRDDRVKAATLTGSEPAGRAVAATAGEMIKKTVLELGGSDPYVVMPSADLDRAAQIAVTARVQNTGQSCIAAKRFIVHTDVYDAFAERFVEGMKALVVGDPMREETEVGPLSSEKGRADLEELVDDARRSGAAVLCGGHQLRRPELPGWYYAPTVLADITREMRIHREEAFGPVATLYRAGDLDEAVLIANDSSFGLSSNVWTRDEAEVDRFVRDLEAGSVYVNGMTASHPAFPFGGVKRSGYGRELSGHGIREFCNITTVWHGA is encoded by the coding sequence ATGCCCATCGCAACGGTGAACCCGGCGAACGGCGAGACGCTCAAGACGTACGAGGCCATGGGTGCCGAGGAGATCGAGCGCCGGCTCCAGCTCGCCGAGGCCACGTTCCGCACGTACCGGATGACGAGCTTCGTCGACCGCGGGCGCCTGCTGCTCCAGGCCGCGAATCTCCTGGAACAGGACCAGCAGGACATCGCCCGGGTCATGACCACCGAGATGGGCAAGCCCATCAAGCAGGCGCGCGCGGAGGTCGCCAAGTGCGCCAAGGCGATGCGCTGGTACGCCGACCACGCCGAGGAACTGCTCGCCGACGAGGAGCCGGCCGAGTCCGACGTGAAGGACTCGGGCGCCTCCCGGGTGCGGGTGCGCTATCGCCCGCTGGGCCCGGTGCTCGCGGTGATGCCGTGGAACTTCCCCCTGTGGCAGGTGGTCCGCTTCGCGGCCCCGGCGCTGATGGCGGGCAACGTCGGCCTGCTGAAGCACGCTTCGAACGTTCCCCAGACCGCCCTGTACCTGGAGGACCTGTTCCACCGCGCGGGCTACACCGAGGGCTGCTTCCAGACCCTGCTCATCGGCTCCGGACAGGTCGACGACGTCCTGCGCGACGACCGCGTCAAGGCGGCCACGCTGACCGGCAGCGAGCCGGCCGGCCGCGCGGTCGCCGCCACCGCCGGGGAGATGATCAAGAAGACGGTGCTGGAACTGGGCGGCAGCGACCCGTACGTCGTCATGCCGTCGGCCGACCTCGACCGGGCCGCGCAGATCGCGGTGACCGCGCGCGTGCAGAACACCGGGCAGTCGTGCATCGCCGCCAAGCGGTTCATCGTGCACACGGACGTCTACGACGCCTTCGCCGAACGGTTCGTCGAGGGCATGAAGGCGCTGGTGGTCGGCGACCCGATGCGGGAGGAGACGGAGGTCGGCCCGCTGTCGAGCGAGAAGGGGCGGGCCGATCTGGAGGAACTCGTCGACGACGCCCGGCGCAGTGGAGCGGCCGTGCTGTGCGGCGGTCACCAGCTCCGCAGGCCCGAACTACCGGGCTGGTACTACGCGCCCACCGTCCTCGCCGACATCACCCGCGAGATGCGGATCCACCGGGAGGAGGCGTTCGGTCCGGTGGCCACGCTGTACCGGGCGGGCGATCTGGACGAGGCGGTGCTGATCGCCAACGACTCGTCCTTCGGGCTGAGTTCGAACGTGTGGACGCGCGACGAGGCCGAGGTCGACCGGTTCGTACGGGATCTGGAGGCCGGGAGTGTGTACGTCAACGGCATGACGGCGTCCCATCCGGCGTTCCCGTTCGGCGGCGTGAAGCGGTCCGGGTACGGGCGTGAGCTGTCCGGGCACGGAATCCGCGAGTTCTGCAACATCACTACCGTTTGGCACGGTGCGTGA
- a CDS encoding NUDIX domain-containing protein — protein MTSSRGKHSAGLLLFRHTDSGLEVLLGHMGGPFFAKRDAGAWTVPKGEYDPEEPAWEAARREFREELGLAPPDGEAVPLGEVRQSGGKIVTVWAVEADLDPATVVPGTFRMEWPPRSGQTQDFPELDRVEWLGVDRAREVIVKAQATFLDRLAEHSA, from the coding sequence GTGACGTCGTCCCGCGGGAAGCACAGCGCGGGCCTGCTGCTCTTCCGCCACACCGACAGCGGCCTGGAAGTGTTGCTCGGCCACATGGGCGGCCCGTTCTTCGCCAAGCGCGACGCCGGGGCGTGGACGGTCCCGAAGGGCGAGTACGACCCCGAGGAGCCCGCCTGGGAGGCAGCCCGCCGCGAGTTCCGGGAGGAACTGGGGCTGGCGCCGCCCGACGGGGAGGCCGTGCCGCTCGGCGAGGTCAGGCAGTCAGGCGGCAAGATCGTCACGGTGTGGGCGGTGGAGGCCGACCTCGACCCGGCGACGGTGGTCCCCGGCACGTTCCGGATGGAGTGGCCGCCGCGCTCGGGGCAGACCCAGGACTTCCCGGAACTGGACCGGGTGGAGTGGCTGGGCGTCGACCGGGCGCGCGAGGTGATCGTCAAGGCCCAGGCCACGTTTCTCGACCGGCTGGCGGAGCACTCGGCCTGA
- a CDS encoding 6-phosphofructokinase, with translation MRIGVLTSGGDCPGLNAVIRSVVHRAVVDHGDEVIGFRDGWKGLLECDYLKLDLDAVGGILARGGTILGSSRVQPSHLRDGVERAKGHVEELGLDAIIPIGGEGTLKAARLMSDSGLPVVGVPKTIDNDIAVTDVTFGFDTAVGVATEALDRLKTTAESHQRVLVVEVMGRHTGWIALHSGMAAGAHAIVVPERPFDIEELARRVGERFDAGKRFAIVVAAEGAKPAPGTMAFDEGGKDVYGHERFAGIARQLSIELEQRLGKEARPVILGHVQRGGTPTAYDRVLATRFGWHAVEAVHRGEFGHMTALRGTDIVMVPLAEAVETLKTVPVERYEEAECVL, from the coding sequence ATGCGCATTGGTGTCCTCACGTCCGGCGGCGACTGCCCCGGCCTGAACGCCGTCATCCGGTCCGTCGTGCACCGTGCCGTCGTCGACCACGGCGACGAGGTCATCGGGTTCCGGGACGGCTGGAAGGGCCTCCTGGAGTGCGACTACCTCAAGCTCGACCTCGACGCGGTGGGTGGCATCCTCGCCCGCGGCGGCACGATCCTCGGTTCCTCCCGGGTCCAGCCCTCCCATCTGCGGGACGGTGTGGAGCGGGCCAAGGGCCATGTCGAGGAGCTCGGCCTCGACGCGATCATCCCGATCGGCGGCGAGGGCACGCTGAAGGCCGCCCGGCTGATGTCGGACAGCGGTCTGCCCGTCGTGGGTGTGCCGAAGACCATCGACAACGACATCGCGGTCACGGACGTCACCTTCGGCTTCGACACGGCCGTGGGTGTGGCCACCGAGGCCCTGGACCGGCTCAAGACCACCGCCGAGTCCCACCAGCGGGTGCTGGTCGTCGAGGTCATGGGACGGCACACCGGCTGGATCGCGCTGCACTCCGGCATGGCGGCCGGCGCGCACGCCATCGTCGTACCGGAACGGCCCTTCGACATCGAGGAGTTGGCTCGACGGGTCGGCGAGCGGTTCGACGCGGGCAAGCGGTTCGCGATCGTCGTCGCCGCGGAGGGGGCCAAGCCTGCTCCCGGCACGATGGCCTTCGACGAGGGCGGCAAGGACGTCTACGGGCACGAGCGCTTCGCCGGGATCGCGCGCCAGCTGTCGATCGAGCTGGAGCAGCGGCTGGGCAAGGAGGCGCGGCCGGTCATCCTCGGGCATGTACAGCGGGGCGGTACGCCCACCGCGTACGACCGGGTGCTCGCCACGCGGTTCGGGTGGCACGCGGTCGAGGCCGTGCACCGTGGGGAGTTCGGCCACATGACGGCGCTGCGCGGGACCGACATCGTGATGGTGCCGCTGGCGGAGGCCGTGGAGACGCTGAAGACGGTTCCCGTGGAGCGGTACGAAGAGGCCGAGTGCGTCCTCTAG
- the def gene encoding peptide deformylase, with protein MRNGSIPGAHGRVRPLTLLGDPVLHAPCKEVTDFGPELATLVEDLFATMYAAEGVGLAANQVGEPWQVFVYDCPDDEDVRHLGHVVNPRLVETDGVVLRGPEGCLSLPGLEAGTERYDHAVVEGFTMTGEPLTIHGTGFFARCLQHECDHVEGTVYADRVRGWRHRRLMRQVARASWRR; from the coding sequence ATGCGGAACGGCTCCATTCCGGGCGCACACGGGCGCGTCCGTCCCCTCACCCTGCTCGGCGACCCGGTGCTGCACGCACCATGCAAGGAGGTCACCGACTTCGGCCCCGAACTGGCGACGCTGGTGGAGGACCTGTTCGCGACGATGTACGCGGCCGAGGGTGTGGGCCTCGCCGCGAACCAGGTCGGGGAGCCGTGGCAGGTGTTCGTATACGACTGCCCGGACGACGAGGACGTACGACACCTGGGCCATGTGGTGAACCCACGGCTCGTGGAGACGGACGGCGTGGTGCTCCGCGGCCCGGAGGGCTGCCTGTCCCTGCCGGGCCTGGAGGCGGGGACGGAGCGGTACGACCATGCGGTGGTCGAGGGTTTCACGATGACGGGGGAGCCGCTGACGATCCACGGCACCGGGTTCTTCGCCCGCTGCCTCCAGCACGAGTGCGACCACGTGGAGGGCACGGTGTACGCGGACCGTGTGAGGGGCTGGCGCCACCGCCGCCTGATGCGACAAGTGGCCCGAGCGTCCTGGCGCCGGTGA
- a CDS encoding type 1 glutamine amidotransferase gives MSDNQLRVVWIYPDLLSTYGDQGNVLVVERRARQRGLDVARLDVRSDQPIPTSGDIYLIGGGEDRPQRLAAERLRRDGGLHRAVENGAIVFSVCAGYQILGHEFINDLGQREPGLGLIDVVSVRGEGERCVGDVLGDIDPRLGLPPLTGFENHQGVTHLGPTARPFAQVRLGNGNGTGDGTEGAYNDTVFGTYMHGPVLARNPLIADLLLKLALDVNALPPTDDRWYEALRNERIAAAQQPA, from the coding sequence GTGAGCGACAACCAACTGCGGGTCGTCTGGATCTACCCGGACCTGCTCAGCACCTACGGCGACCAGGGCAACGTCCTCGTCGTGGAGCGACGGGCCCGGCAGCGCGGCCTCGACGTGGCCCGCCTCGACGTGCGCAGTGACCAGCCGATCCCGACCTCCGGCGACATCTACCTGATCGGCGGCGGCGAGGACCGTCCGCAGCGGCTGGCGGCCGAGCGGCTGCGCCGGGACGGCGGTCTGCACCGGGCCGTCGAGAACGGCGCGATCGTGTTCTCCGTCTGCGCCGGCTACCAGATCCTCGGGCACGAGTTCATCAACGACCTCGGTCAGCGTGAGCCCGGCCTCGGGCTGATCGACGTGGTGTCCGTGCGCGGTGAGGGCGAGCGGTGCGTCGGTGACGTCCTCGGGGACATCGACCCGCGGCTCGGCCTGCCCCCGCTGACCGGCTTCGAGAACCACCAGGGCGTCACCCACCTCGGCCCCACCGCCCGCCCCTTCGCCCAGGTCCGCCTCGGCAACGGCAACGGAACCGGTGACGGCACGGAGGGGGCGTACAACGACACGGTCTTCGGTACGTACATGCACGGCCCGGTGCTCGCCCGGAACCCGCTCATCGCCGACCTGCTGCTGAAGCTGGCGCTCGATGTGAACGCGCTGCCGCCGACCGACGACCGCTGGTACGAGGCGCTGCGCAACGAGCGCATCGCGGCCGCGCAGCAGCCGGCGTGA